The genomic interval TACTAGTCAGTTTAGGAATCTATGTATTCGTCTATTTTTCTTTGGCCATTAATTTTGATATCCtctatttatttacatttagaGATTGGTGTTTTCTGCTGTAATATGGTGTCATAGTCAGTGAAGGAAATTTGATCGCATTCTTGCCAAATGTAGAGGTCGTTGATTGTTTTGTATGCGAAATAGTTGGGAATTTGGAAATAACCATCACACTATAAATGGTAGTAGTATTTATGCAATTGAGTATATGGATTGGGTGGGAAAATATATTATGACTGAATGCCAAATAAATAACTGGTTGCACtgaatcaaagaaaataattgaaattcaaatattGCACTTAAAGTTACATAATAATCATATAGGAGAACAAAAGATCATGCCCAGGGAACACGGtcgaagaaaaataataaaataaaagtcgTTGATACAGTAGTCAATGTTGTAGTGGTTAATCTCAACGTGGAGCCATGAGAAGGCAACAAGGACGTGATCATTGACAACTTGCTACTTTCGTATACTTGTGCCAAAATTATGCACCATGGTAAAACGGCGAAGATTCAGCGAGTGGCATTTATGAACGTTGgaacataaataatataaacaaaataattttaaaatagtttgaaGAGGTTAATTCGGCTATATCCAAAATTAATGACAAGCtgtgtaatttatatttatttgtaagaATGAAGATTCAGCGAGTGACATCAAACATAAATAAGAATAAAcagattaatttaaaaaaattaaactaaagcttaagtcaagaagcaagttgGTTCTGAAATGATGACgtctgtaattttttttaaaaatattttgaagatgTTAATTCGgctatataaaaaatgaatgagaagAGAAGATGtgtaattgatatttatttgtaAGATTGAGTCGTGGCAGTTGCATAAAGTGCTCCACATATAGAGCGAGTCGGTGGGGAAGTAACTTATTTTAGAATTCCTCTTTAATTTTTCATCCATCCAATTTGTTGTGTTATATATATCTGAGAAAAGGCTCCCAAAATAATACTAATGGAAGATGAAGGTCATAGCAATCCGGCAAATGGGGTCATCACAAGCCTTGAGAGCCCTTACTCAAAAACATGCAACAAAGAACAAGATCGTTTTCTACCTATAGCCAATGTAGGCAGAATAATGAAAAAAGCTGTCCCTAGCAATGGTAAAATCTCAAAGGATGCAAAAGAGGCCGTTCAAGAATGTGTGTCTGAGTTCATCAGCTTTGTTACTGTTGAAGCCTCTGACAAATgtcaaaaggaaaaaagaaagacCGTTAATGGAGATGATATTATATGGGCCATTACTACTTTAGGATTTGATGATTATGTCGatccattaaaattttatcttcaaaaatataaagagaTTGAAGGTGAAAAACTTAATGTTCCAAAACAACAACGTTCGGAACAAAGGCTACAACAACAATATCATACCCAAGATCAAAATAATGTGCCTCTTTATGTTGGTGATGATCAGCTATTTTCACTTCCATTTTCTCCAAATTCAATTCAAAAACAACTTCAGCCGCAAGATCAGATCGATTCGGTGGGACAATGGCAAGAGTAATAAGACCAAAATTTTGTGTTtcggatttttttttatcttttcattttttcattaatgCGTATATATTCAAATAACCAATGcagtttattatttatttttttagtttagcCGTACACTACTAATCACAAACATTAATAAACTACTGATTTATTGAGTATATAGAACATTATActatatatctatataatataataaagtaaaaatcatattttagtggttaattacaaaataaaaataatgaatttaaaaataaaatacactcaATTACACCggacagttttttttttaagcaatGATTAATAGAGAATAACCACCGTTtagatttctttttttaaaataaaacacaacaaGTAATACTTTGGTAAGTTTGATActgccaattaaaaaataaaaagaatgaattaaaagtaaaatttcatCAGTTATATTTgagacaatttttaaaaaataatcattcatAAAAATAACCACATCgtgcaaaataaaatttatatttcatcaCGATTTGTACGTTGAGAATTTAGTGACAATTAAAagataagaagaatgaattaaaaataaaatataatcaattacactgacaattttttttttataaataatggtttaaacactactttagtAATCaccatttcaaattaatttaagtaaaaaatttattttatgttacatAATTCTTATAGGGCATTCAAATTTTTCTTCTTAAGTCGGCGTCCTCCATGAACCGTCTCTCTTCACTAATCTCCTATTTTTGATGTCTTCGTTATAAATATCATTAGTATCACCATGTATGCACAATTCCCTTACAATTTCCTTCTCATTTTTTCTTTACCAAAGATTCCTTATTCATGCTTGTGTTTATATTTCTaccatgaaaaaaaaaattagattttgcTCTTTCAATTTCTCCAGAGAAtgagtcatggaatttggttggTAGAACCGTGCGACTATGATTTTTGTCTGGTAGAATTCGTGAGCAGCTTTGTACAATTTGTTCTCTTGTCAAtcctaataattttgattctagGTTCTCTAATAAGTAATGCTGACAAAGTTATATTGAATCTACGATTAACACGACCATGGGCTTTTACCTATGAATACAAACAATTTCTAGAAtactataatattaattagaaaaacaataatattagaatattaatgaaaaatataataatttataggaattaaaaaatatacaatccaatttgacatttttattttttgaaatcaaaCATCACTTTAGCAAATTCATTATCTCACAATTTGACGATGTGATGCTTCTGTGTAAACCTAAGgattcataaaaaaatcatgAAGACCGACGtgcaattcaaacataaaagttataaaagataatcataaattttaatatgtgtattgtaattttttttttaatgggaatattatttttctttagtattttataACGAGTAGTACCggaatgaaatatattttaccaCTTGATAcaccaaaatttatatgaattcttaaatttatatgtatttcatataagtAACGTACTacgttgaataataaaaataaaaataaattattaagttacttattcatcttttatttactaatgtacttaatttaatttatatatgtctatgtacattattttaattttttttatttcatctaatctaattattttttttaataatcattgtttttatttctttaaaattaaaagtattgttttataataatttttttgaaaagaaaaaagatgatttggagaattaaaaaataagacatCGTCGTTAAGATTAAAGAGCGAGTCATGTTTTTTATCAGTGATATTGATAATGTAAATaaggattttttaatttagtttatgattaaattttttattttttattttgtaaattatttatttttaagtcaacttatatatttagtgtcaataaaatttatgagaattgatatatatatatatataaattaatatatcaatttattCGTTAAAATTGTAAGTTATTTCTATGCGACGCACATATTACATACTAGTATATATACGAAAGCAGGGTCGAAACAAACCGCAGAtaaattaaaatctattttattaatattttaattattaaaattatattttttttttaatagggacttgtaattttaaagattaaaacaGAATAtctgtaatttaaaattatcctTTATATAAGATATACAAGAGTCTAGACCAAGTAAATCTCTTTATTGTGAAGTTGTGTTGTACTGTAGAATAATATTtaaacttctattttttttttttactatatcttcttttagaaataaaaatttatcaataaagtaaaaagatattttttcttAAGAAATCGCTTActtttttacattaataaataaaaaattataaaaatattaaattatattaataaaatgaaataaaataaaaaaaatacattaaatagaCGTgccaaaaaataaattgttataatattttaaattttttatttaatttataatttattataaataaataataatgtgataaacatagttaattaaaaattgtgcacgtctattatattataatattatttaatttattacgAACTATACATCAAACACattatatagaataaaattGTTGGATCTTATCCTAAATATGTAacatatcatttatattatcCATTCcatcaaaagaaatattaataatatgatttttaatatatattttttattatatttttatttaattgattaaaaaatttatataaattccATCAAAACATATAGATctcatataatttttaataaaatctcacatatattttaattaatcaacACAAATACATTAAAGAAAATTAGTTAAGAAGTGTATTACTTGTGGTTGTTTTCTATCAATCATATGTTGCTTCCTACTCTGATGTGTCATCTAATCACACTTCACACTTGTTGTGTTTTCATCATCATCCATATTCTAGTGCATAAATGAATTTCACTACAATTCTCTAATTCACATTTTaatgattataaaataaataaataaataaaaaataattttttaactatatttgttagtattaaattaaattataagacaaatatttatatcaatGACTATCTATTAAGATAACATAAATTATGAGTATGTtagaaataataattcaaatatttttatcacaaaaaatattatcaagtaattatgtttactaatagaACAAGTTATAATATAGCAATAAGGAGTATTGTAATATGTATATGATAATCTATAATTCGAATCAAATTGTTAAAGACAAAAGAAATATAAGTCAATGATTGATCATCtaaagacaaaagaaaataatgatgCAATGATTATCTACATCCGACTAAAACCTCTTCTTGATTCTCTGATTCAAATATCAAAAGAAGAAAGCTCCAAGTGAAACATTTGATAAAGCCAATATTCTGGTACAAGTTAGATATTCTAGTGAACAAAGAAAGAGAAATTATTGAACAAGTTCACAGTGATTCTGAAGaatttgttgaagttgtgtCTAACTCTGTTAAACGCACACTCAATACACCTCTACTGAATCTTTAGATGCAAGTTTACTTTAGTGATTCCACGTCTGATAATCTTGGTATCTAATTTGACCGTCAGATAAAGTCAATGTATGAAAAAAGTTAACATTATGATAAGAAGTCTACTCTCCAACATCATTTGCTCATCATAATGGATTTATCCTCTTATTGAAGAAGTGCATGACATCCTTTGAAATTTGTCTTCTTAATTGAAGTTGCGTtgaattaagtatgaaaatatatatGGATTTGTCTTAAAGATTGATTTGCCTTAAATGCTCATTTAAGATCTCCAATGGTAATACTCTCAATGGATACATTTCTCAGTATTTAAGTAGAACCGATCAATATCAAAACAAAGCtgatagatttttttatttatttaaaaaaggcAATGTGTTAAAGAAGAAATTACATAAAAGCCTAGAAcatatcaaaagaaaagaatgaatgaaaaatattattgatagaGAATTACTAAAATTGATGTAAATAAATCAAAGTGTTTTATATGTTTGAATTGATATAGGATTTGAAATGTAATTTCCTcttaataaaagttaaaatccTAGAATAAAGTTTGTGTCAAATCAAACGCAAACTGAAGCTGATGTAAATCAGTCTAATAGTAGCAACTACTATTTTGTCCATAAGAGATACTTGAAAATGTATAACAATATTTATGAACCTTAACGAGATGCTAGAAAGTTGAAGAAATGTTCCAATGGTGAGAGCCTCAAGAGGCTAAAAAAGAATACTCAAAACATAAAGAGATAGAGTAAACAATATTTGTATGCTACTGTTGAAATAATAGATTAAGTATTGGACTATATTGAGTCAAAATATTTATGTAAAGAAATGATTAGATATAGCAACAGTCTGTtatgaactagtataaaaattcatgtattcatttcttctctgttattctaatataattttttataattttattttatttcactaaacatttttttaatcgtAAATTGaatactttgataaataatatattttttgttaaataattaaaatatttaaaaaaaataaaaaataattcaaacttttctttgttttgtttttcagCATATTTGACACAGTACTGAAGATACACAGAGATATACACCATCCCCTCTCGTGGGGTATTGATTATGTTATATCCAATAGGTCATATCAATTTCTAGGTGTAGTCATAAACTATATAATGTTGGTCGTATCATTAACGTGAGAAATACTTATTTAGAcgaaatcataaataaatagtatttaaacACATTTAcacaaataactaaaaataatatatatttaaaaataattaaataatatatattattgtataattatatataaatgttatttatttatgtttgtacCCAACAATTATGTTTcccattaattttatatatctgttttgaatatttgtttgtgacacattatttgttaattcagaccattcataaaattaattatatatttttttatattattatatattgattAGTCATTTCATCTAACtcttgttaatatatatatatataaataattattatatcgGGTATATAaatgtaattataattattttctaaaatatgttcattatatttttttttaaagttttatggaaaaagaaaaaagaacaaAACCTGATAGGATGGgagaaaagaaagaataaacaaaagaaatggACAAGAAACAAAAGCTAAGTTAAAAGTATTGCAAGACTCGGTCATGAAATGGGGTATTTATATCCATGCTcaagattttttaattattattttctttttttactttcagataattttattgaaatctTGATTTTCACATATATCAACTCAGTCATCATTATTACTTCAGACGTTTCATAATATGCATATTATAAAGAACATTCGAGTTAATAATATACTCAACAAAAGTTTGATTAACTTTAGTACattcaacttttaaaaattgtgttaatatttttcaatttaaaaattgactattttaaattttatatttatatgtcatgtctaaaataaataatcagtTTAAACTATCTATTAAagtttagaatttaaaaaaaaaaactcatagttgattttgtgatttacaattgtattaattaattatttattgataatatattaaattgttggTTGGTAATTTATTATTGATCTATTAGATTTACAAtgaaatttattgttaatttattagatttattatttatttgctacaaaaatattagaattatggctattttaaaatagcaaattgataaatattagttTAAAGTTGTATGTAGATGTTATTTACATCTATTTATTTTGATGAACTTAATtaaatagtttgaattttttatattatattagataaaaatataatattttaaaataatttataattttttaaatttaactttttataaagactcaactttttaaatttgaacagaatttataaaatttaaagacaCTCTAAATATGAGAAGAAAAGAAtaggtgtattttttatatagtt from Cicer arietinum cultivar CDC Frontier isolate Library 1 chromosome 5, Cicar.CDCFrontier_v2.0, whole genome shotgun sequence carries:
- the LOC101504826 gene encoding nuclear transcription factor Y subunit B-1-like encodes the protein MEDEGHSNPANGVITSLESPYSKTCNKEQDRFLPIANVGRIMKKAVPSNGKISKDAKEAVQECVSEFISFVTVEASDKCQKEKRKTVNGDDIIWAITTLGFDDYVDPLKFYLQKYKEIEGEKLNVPKQQRSEQRLQQQYHTQDQNNVPLYVGDDQLFSLPFSPNSIQKQLQPQDQIDSVGQWQE